The Syngnathus scovelli strain Florida chromosome 7, RoL_Ssco_1.2, whole genome shotgun sequence DNA window CTTTTCACCATCAGTGTTCCCAAAGTGAGCTTCTTCCGTGTCATTTCCAAgtcttgccattttttttagcTACACTTGCAGGATTTGACAATCATGTTAGAAAGCTGCTCCACCTAAAATCCAAAAGAACCCGTTAAGAACAACGCTAGGGTGTTGAGGTACGTTAAAAAGCGTCGCGCGGACTGACCTTGTGTTGCCTGCCGACGTAGTAGAGAATCGGAAGGGGCTCCAGCGCCTGGGGGACGCAGCACGGCTGGGCCGACGCTCCCGGGTTGTGGTGCTTGTACAGGGCCAGAATCTGATGGCAAGGGAAATTGATTTCTACGGCGCCGTTCAgccgaatttttttttaaaaacgtctCTAATTGccgattttttcatttgcagagAGATGAGCAATCACGAGGGAACAGCTTCTGCCGTGGCTTCCTACCTGTGAGTATTTATTCTCAGCGTTCCAGATGTAGGTGCAGGATCCCATGCAGTAGTTGGCGTGGTAACCGGTCGGCCGGTGGATCCACTTCCAGCCCAAGTCTTTCCTGAAGTCGATGTAGAGGCTCCTCACGCAGCAAGTTTCGGTCTGACTGTATTAGAAACAAACGCTTATTGTAAGATTTGATttcgcaactttttttttttttaaactcggtAGGACAACTTACGCCGAGCAGGTGTCTCGCGTGTCCGTCGAGCGTCTTTTCCGCGAGCTAAGCTGGCCGCTGACGCTTTGTGGGATAGACATGGTCAAGAGGAAAGGCGGCTGCTGGGTCATCTGCTTTAACATTCCGATGTCGCTTCGGTCGCCGTCGATCCCCGAGATGGAAAAGCTAAAAGTGGCGTCGGGGCTCGTCCGGCTGCATTCGCAGAAGAGACGAAGTTCGAATCCCTGCTTGTCCTCTGCCGAGACAAATATTCAGATCTAAATTTGCCCTAAAATTGGCCAATCGAGTCAAGCCGTGTCTCAAACTGACCTTGGCCTAGGAGCCAGTCCCGTAAAGTCTCGGTGACATCAAACGAGAGCCACTTGTCCCTCCACTGGTTGGTGATGAAGCGGGACCCCAGGTATCGGGCCGCCGGGCCCACGCCACGGTACAGCTCCACTCGTTCCTCGGTGAATATGGTGGGCTGCTTGATGAGCATCCGCAGCTCGGCCGTGGTCAGCAGGCGACCGTCTCCAACGCTTTTGCGAATATCCGAGATGTTGAACGATAGCGAGACGTTTCTGGAGTTCTTGATGTTCTCCGTGTAGTTATGTTCTGCCggattgagaagaaaaaaaaaacggtccgTTTAATTACAGTGTACGATCCCCGATCAACGTGAAGTCCAGTAACAATGGGTTCAAGTAACACGGTTATATTCATCTGCCCCGTCGTGATCGAAGATTCATGTGTTTATCTTATGATGTTCGCTGAAGGGTTGAAATGTGCGCATTACATAACGTAACTGTTTTTCATCGCCAATGTCTTTCCCAGCTGCGCACACACATTAGCAAAATTGAATAAGCGCACGCTTGCCGAGCGTAATGGCGGCCAAATAGGAATCGATTACACAATGGTAAAGAAAGAGGGATTTGTTttcatacttttattttttttggcgggtgggggggcgaccctTATTCCTCCCTGCTTCCCCTCAGAGGCCGACGGAATACAGAACCATACaataaatcaggggtgtccaaaatGTGGCCCGTGGGTCAGTCacctatatgtttttttttttaattggccaaCAACCTTAGGCCCGCCCCTTTAAATTTCATGTAAACAAAATTTGGCTAGGTAAATGCTAAGATTAtttaaaactaaataaataaatgctaagattattatttttatttattttttattttaccagtGATGACCTACATCATCTTGAATTGTGCGCCTCCCTCTTTTGCCCATTTTTCTGCATGTCTGCAAGTTGGACACCCCCGCCATAAATTTAAATGGATGAAACTAAGCAGAAATGGGTGACTCTGGAAGGCAGAAGAAGA harbors:
- the tgfb1a gene encoding transforming growth factor, beta 1a — protein: MKLALLIAVAVYTVARGSSMSTCKTLDLEMVKKKRIEAIRSQILSKLRLPKEPEEDQEGDEDEIPSTLMSLYNSTKEMLREQQAQSQTNISTEQEEEEYFAKVLHKFNMTKHNYTENIKNSRNVSLSFNISDIRKSVGDGRLLTTAELRMLIKQPTIFTEERVELYRGVGPAARYLGSRFITNQWRDKWLSFDVTETLRDWLLGQEDKQGFELRLFCECSRTSPDATFSFSISGIDGDRSDIGMLKQMTQQPPFLLTMSIPQSVSGQLSSRKRRSTDTRDTCSAQTETCCVRSLYIDFRKDLGWKWIHRPTGYHANYCMGSCTYIWNAENKYSQILALYKHHNPGASAQPCCVPQALEPLPILYYVGRQHKVEQLSNMIVKSCKCS